The Pseudomonas bijieensis DNA window ACCGACACAACGACTGCAATGATCATGATCGGCAGATGCTCGGTCATGCCCACGGCGGTGATGATGCTGTCGATGGAGAACACCAGGTCCAACATCAGTATCTGACCGATTGCCGCGGCAAAGCCCAGGGTCACACCGGACGTGGCTGTCTTGGGATCATCCGGCGCCGGGTCCATGCTGTGGTGGATTTCGGTGGTGGCTTTCCACAGCAGGAACAGGCCGCCGGCAATCAGGATCATGTCTTTCCAGGAAAACGCCTGGCCCAGGATTTCGATGACCGGCTCGGTCAACTGCACGATGAAAGCAATGGTGCTCAACAAGCCCAGGCGCAGGATCAGCGCCATGCCGATACCGATCCGCCGCGCCTTGGCCCGATGCTGAGCCGGCAATTTGTTGGTCAGAATCGAAATGAAGATCAGGTTATCGATGCCAAGCACGATTTCCATGACCACCAGAGTTGCCAGGGCGATCCACGCGGTGGGGCTGGCGGCGAGCTGTAAAAGATAATCCATGGGTCAGTCCTGACTGATGTGACGGGTTAGATGGTTTCGGTAGAGGATTCTGATTTTTCAGCGTCTTCAGCCGGCTGCTTCTTGGGGCTGATCAACCCGCCGGTGGCTTCGCTGATCGCCTGTTCGGCGGCCTTGTGGGTATCGTCTATGGCCTGCTTGGCGGTTTGCGCAGCTTGCCCCATCAGTTGCTGGGCACTTTTTTCAGCCTGTTCACAGCCCGCCAGTGTCATTGCGGACATCGCCAACAAGGCTGCAAGCCCCACGGATTTGTATGTCATGGAATGAACGCCTCTTGAGAGATATAGAAGGAGCACGAAGTGGCCCACCAATGGCCAGGCATTCTAGAGACGCGAATACTTCAGGAAAATTCGTATTTTCAGCGGTTATACTTCGTTTTTTACGAACTAACGTGAACCCATGCTCAATTACCGACAATTGCATTACTTCTGGGTGGTGGCGAAAACCGGCAGCATCGTGCGAGCGTGCGAGCAGTTGAACCTGACCCCACAGACCATCAGCGGGCAGATTTCCCTGTTCGAGCAGACCTATAACATCAAGCTGTTTCGTCGGGTCGGGCGGCAGTTGGAACTGACCGAGGCCGGCCGCCAGACATTGCCCTACGCCGAACACATGTTCCAGTTGGGCGGCGAATTGGAGCTGATGCTGCGGGCCCAGCCCAACGAACAGCAAACCCTGTTTCGGGTCGGGGTGGCGGATGTGGTGCCCAAATCCATCGTCTATCGATTGTTGGCACCGACCATGGAGTTGAGCGAGCCGCTACGCATCACCTGTCGCGAGGACAAACTCGAACGGTTGCTGGCGGACCTGGCGATCCAGCGTCTGGACCTGGTGATTTCCGACAGCCCGATGCCGACCCACCTGGACATCAAGGGCTACAGCCAGAAGCTGGGGGAATGCGGGATCAGCTTTTTCGCCACCGCCGCGCTGGCCGAACGCTACGGGCAGGATTTCCCCCATGGCCTGCATGACGCTCCGCTGCTGATTCCCGGGCCGGAAACCGTGGTGCGCAGCCGCTTGCAACGCTGGTTCGCCGAACAGCAGATCCAGCCGCGCATCGTCGGCGAGTTCGACGACAGCGCATTGATGCAGGCCTTCGGTCAATCCGGCAGCGGGATTTTCATCGGTCCAAGCGTGATCGCCGAAGAGGTGAAGCGCCAGTACGGCGTAGAAGTGATCGGCCAGACCGATGCGGTGAGCGAATCCTTCTACGCCATTTCCGTGGAACGCAAGGTCAGCCACCCGGGCATTGTCGCGATTGCCGAGGGCGCCCGACGCGAGTTGTTCAGCGCCTAGCAGGTAACCCGGGGCTTGAAGGTCATCAGGAGCAACGCCAGCAGGATCGATACAAAGATGAACCCGGCTGCCGCAAACCCGACACTGCCCAGGCCCAGGGTATCGATGACCCGGCCACCGACCATCGCCCCCAGGCCAATCCCCAGGTTGGCCCCGGCAATGTTCAACGATGCGGCGAACGCCGGAGCCTGTGGGGCCGCCTTCATCAGTCGCACGTGGCTGACCAGGAACAAAGCCGCCTGGGTCACGCCCCAGATGCCCATCGCCGCCGCCAGCGCGAGAGGCGAATGAATGCTCGGCACCAACGCCACCATGCCGCCGATCAGGAACAGGCAGAAGACCATCGATGCGATCAACGGATGCCGGTCCACCGCACGGCCGCCCAGGGAATTGCCCAGCAGCCCGACGGCGCCGAAGCCCATCAGGCACCAGCCCACCAGAGTGCCGTCGAATCCGGCCAGGCGCTCGAGGATATCCGCCAGATAGGTGTAGGCGGTGAACATGCCGCTGAACACCAGGATCGACAACAGCACATGCCCTTGCATCAACGGGCTGCGCAGGATCTTGAATTGCGAACGGAAACTCACCTGATGTTGGTGCAGGTTGGTTTTCGGCAAGTAGATAAACAGCAGCAAGGCCTTGGCAAAGGCAATGACAGCCAGGATCGCGAACGCGCTGCGCCAGCCAAACGCATCGGAAATCAACGTACCCACGGGAATGCCAAACACCGTGGCACAGACGATACCGAAGCCGATCCGGGCGATGGCCCGCCCGGCTAGCTGGGGTCCGACAATGTCCACCGCCGTTTCACTGGCCAGCGCCCAGAACACCGGCAGGCCCAGGGCCGGAATCAACCGGGCAATGGCCATCACCCAGATGTTGGGGGCGAACGCGGCAAGCATGTTGGCCAGACCGAACATGACCAGCACGCTGATAAACAACTTGCGCCGCTCGAAGCGGGCGAACCAGGCGGTCAGGAATGGCCCGAACGCGGCCACCGTAAACGCGAACAACGTCACCAGCAACCCGGCCTGGGGAATAGTGACATGCAGGTCACGGGCGATAGAGGGCAACAGGCCAACGATGACGAATTCCGTGGTCAGCACGGTAAAACCGGCGGCTGACAACAGGAAAATGGGTAACAACATGCAGAACTCCAGCGAAACGACGACACCAGCGTTAGCCCAAGGGCCCGCTGGCGGTAAGAAGGTGAGAACGGCAAAGCCTAACAGAATGCGCGCGTCTTACAAACGCAGGCCATGGTCCGGATAAGGGTGACGGACTGTCACAGGTCCGTCAGATTTTTTACCGGCTGTGATAAAGTCCGCGGCCTGCAAACGCCGTACTTTCTCTCGGTCCGCTCATGTGGCCTGCCCGCTTGTTGCCCTGATTCGTCGACCGTCGCACACAATAAAATCAGAGATGCCGCTATGACAGCTTCGTCCGTTACCCCATTGCAACGCCTTAAACGCACCAGCCTGGTGACGCAAATCATCATCGGCCTGATCGCCGGTATTGTCCTGGCATGGCTGGCGCCCGACCTGGCGAAGGCCACCGCATTCATCGGCAAGGTCTTCGTGTCCGCGCTCAAGGCCGTGGCGCCGATCCTGGTATTCGTGCTGGTCATGGCCTCGATCGCCAACCACAAGCACGGCCAGGAAACCCATATCCGGCCGATCCTGTTCCTCTACCTGCTGGGCACTTTCGCCGCTGCGGTGGTCGCGGTGGTGGCCAGTACGCTGTTTCCCTCCAGTCTCGTGCTGTCGACCCAAGACGTCGCGGTCACGGCGCCCGGCGGCATCAGCGAGGTGCTGCAAAGCCTGCTGCTCAGCGTGGTGGATAACCCGGTCCGGGCGCTGATGGACGGTAACTTCATCGGCATCCTGGCCTGGGCCATCGGCATGGGTATCGCCATTCGTCATGCTGGCGAAACCACACGCACTGTGCTCGACGACCTGTCCAATGGCGTGACCGTGATCGTGCGCCTGGTGATCAGCTTCGCCCCGCTGGGGATCTTCGGCCTGGTGGCCTCGACCCTGGCCACTTCCGGCTTCGGCGCCCTGCTCGGCTACCTGCACCTGCTCACCGTGTTGATCGGCTGCATGCTGTTCGTGGCGTTGGTGATCAACCCACTCATCGTGTTCTGGAAACTGCGTCGCAACCCCTACCCGCTGGTATTCACCTGCCTGCGCGAGAGTGGCATCACGGCGTTTTTCACCCGCAGCTCGGCGGCGAATATTCCGGTGAACCTGGAACTGAGCAAACGCCTGGGCCTGCACGAAGACACCTATTCGGTATCGATCCCACTGGGCGCGACCATCAACATGGCGGGCGCTGCCATTACCATCACCGTACTGACCCTGGCGGCCGTGCATACCCTGGGTATCGCAGTGGATGTGCCAACGGCCGTGCTGCTGAGCGTTGTCGCGGCCATTTGCGCGTGCGGTGCATCCGGGGTGGCTGGCGGTTCGCTGTTGCTGATTCCCCTGGCGTGCAGCCTGTTCGGTATTCCCAGCGAAATCGCCATGCAAGTGGTCGCGGTGGGCTTCATCATTGGTGTCCTGCAGGACTCGGCGGAGACGGCGCTGAACTCGTCGACGGACGTGCTGTTCACGGCGGCGGCTTGCCTGGGTGAGGAAGAGAAGCTCGCGCGTACGGCGTAATCAGGATCGACCTGCCTCTTGTGAGGTCTGTGACGCCGTCATCGCGAGCAGGCTCGCTCCCACAGGAGATTTGTTGTATAGCGTCTATTGTGCGAGCACCGTTGCCCCCTGTGGGAGCGAGCCTGCTCGCGATAGCGGCGGTACATCCGCCGAGGATGTAACAGACAGCCACAAAAAAGCCCGGGAACGGCCCACACCGTCCCGGGCTTTTTCATGCCTGCGGGGTTAGAACGCGCCCATGTAGTCGCGCTTGCCCACTTCCACACCATTGTGGCGCAGCAATGCGTAGGTGGTGGTGACGTGGAAGAAGAACTGCGGCAGGCCGTAGGTCAGCAGGTAGCTCTGGCCGCTGAAGCGTTTTTCCTTCGGCGTGCCCGGACGGGTAACGATTTCGATACCTTCCTTGCCATCGATCTGCTCAGGGCGGATGCCCTCGATAAAGGCCAATACCTTGGTGATCAGGGCTTGCAGCTCGGCAAAGGTGGTCTCGCTGTCGTCATACTTCGGCACTTCGACCTCAGCCAGGCGTGCAGACACACCTTTGGCGAAGTCCACCGCGATCTGCACCTGACGCACCAGCGGGAACATGTCCGGGTACAGGCGGGCTTGCAGGAAGGCGTTCGGGTCGATGTTCTTCGCGGTGGCGTGGGCTTCGGCCTTGTTCAGAACGTCGCTCAACGCGTTGAGCATCTGCTTGAAAACCGGGACGGAAGCGGCGTACAGGGAAATAGTCATGGCAATCTCATGCAGGTGGCAGGAAAGAATGAATCAAACGGCTGCGATTATAGCCACGGCTTGTTGCACGGCTTGTCTTTTATTGCGCAAGGATTAGGCTAGGCGGCTTCCACAGCATAGGGAACGCGCGATGAGCATCGAAGAACAACAGCAGGCTGAAGAACCACGGCTCAATAGCACGGAAATCCGCATCCTCGGCGCACTGGTCGAGAAGCAGGCCACCAACCCCGAGACCTACCCGCTGACCCTCAACGCCCTGGTACTGGCCTGCAACCAGAAAACCAGCCGCGAACCGGTGATGAACCTCAACCCGGGCCAGGTTGGCCAGAGCCTGCGGGCGCTGGAAGGTCGCGGCTTTACCAAACTGGTGATGGGCAGCCGCGCCGACCGTTGGGAACATCGGGTCGACAAAGCCCTGGAGCTGGTGCCGGCCCAGGTGGTCCTGATGGGGTTGCTGTTCCTGCGTGGCCCGCAAACGGTCAATGAGCTACTGACCCGCAGCGCACGGATGCACGACTTCGAAGATGTCGAACAAGTGCTGCATCAGCTTGAACGCCTGATCGCCCGTGGGTTGGCGCTGCTGGTGCCACGCCAGGCCGGCCAGCGCGAGGACCGCTATGTCCACGCCATGGGCGACCCGGCGGACATCGAAGCGATTCTCGCCGCTCGCCAGCACCCGGTGGAGCGCGGCGCCGGCGGCGGTGTCTCGCTGGAACGCATCGAAGAACTCGAAGCGCGGATCGCGGCACTGGAAGAACGCCTGGCGCGGCTGGAATAGCGGCGTCTACGCCGAGCGGGCGAAGGCGACAGCTTTTTCGAATTGCTCCAGGTTGGGTCGCACGCCGGTGTACAGCACGAACTGCTCCAGGGCCTGGATCGCAATGACTTCCAGCCCGGTGATGACCCGTTTGCCTTCGGACCGGGCGCGCACGATCAGTGGCGTTTCCGACGGGATCGCCACGACATCGAACACGGTCTCGGCCGCGGCGATGGTCCCGGGCTCGAATGCCAATTGGTCGGCCTCCGGGCCGCCGGTCATGCCGATCGGCGTGACGTTGATCAGCATCTGCGGCTGTCGGCTCCCCAGTTCAGCTTGCCATTCATACCCCAGGGACTCGGCCAGGGCTCGCCCGGCGGTTTCATTGCGGGCAACGATCAGCCCGTTCTTGTAACCCCCATCACGCAAGGCACTGGCCACAGCCTTGGCCATGCCGCCGCTGCCGCGCAGGGCAAAGGTCGAGTCCTTGGGCACGGCGTGGCTTTGCAGCAACTGGGCGATGGCGATGTAATCCGTGTTGTAGGCCTTCAGATGGCCGTTGGTATTGACGATGGTGTTGATGGATTGGATCGCGGCGGCGGAAGGATCCAGCTCGTCCACCAGGGCGATGCAGGCTTCCTTGAACGGCATCGACACGCCGCAGCCGCGAATGCCCAGGGCGCGAATACCGCCCACCGCTCCAGGCAGGTCCTGGCTGCTGAATGCCTTGTAATAGAAGTTAAGGCCCAATTGTTCATACAAATGATTATGAAAGCGCAGGCCGAAGTTTCCGGGACGCCCCGAGAGCGACATGCACAGTTGGGTGTCTTTGTTGGGATTGATCTGCATGCGTGTCTCCTTGCGTTCACTTTCGGACAGACGGAAACACCGTCGCGAAAGGTTTATTCGATGATGATACCGCCCGGCCCGGCCCGATCTCAGGCCCCTGGATGGCGCGGCGCGGTAAAGAAAAGCGCTACAGACCTTACACAATATTTACCCAACGGCGTCGCAAATCTTGAGAAAATCGCTGTCATAGCAAGTAACCCCGCGACCCTCATCGGGTCTGTTGCAGACCACAGGCGCCGGGGCCGAAACGAGGAACAGCCATGAATCGTAAACTTCCCATCATCGCCCTGCTCATGGGGGCACTCGCGGTCACCGGCCAGGCATCCGCCCACGGTCGTGGTGGTTGGGAGGGGCCCGCAGTGTTTGGCGCAATCGTCGGTTCGGCCATCGTCGGCTCGGCCATCATCAACCGTGATCGGCCGGTGTATGTGCAGCAACCGGTCTACGTCCAGCCGCAGCCGGTCTACTACCAGCCGCCACCACCGGTCTATTACCAGCCACAGCCGGTGTATGTAGAGCAACCGATCTACTATCGCCCGGCACCGGTGTATTACGGGCCACCACGGGGCTACTACTACGGCCCACCCCGGGGGCCATTACGGCCGCTGGTAATCAGCTCTTTCGAGCAGCACAAAAAAGCCTGTGATCCTTGATCACAGGCTTTTTCATGTCCGCTGGATAACCTGTGGCGAGGGGATTTATCCCCGCTGGGGCGCGAAGCGGCCCTGAATGCCGACAACCCAGTGTGTCAGGCAGGTTAAGTTGACTGCTTAGGGGCTGCTGCGCAGCCCAGCGGGGA harbors:
- a CDS encoding shikimate 5-dehydrogenase, with product MQINPNKDTQLCMSLSGRPGNFGLRFHNHLYEQLGLNFYYKAFSSQDLPGAVGGIRALGIRGCGVSMPFKEACIALVDELDPSAAAIQSINTIVNTNGHLKAYNTDYIAIAQLLQSHAVPKDSTFALRGSGGMAKAVASALRDGGYKNGLIVARNETAGRALAESLGYEWQAELGSRQPQMLINVTPIGMTGGPEADQLAFEPGTIAAAETVFDVVAIPSETPLIVRARSEGKRVITGLEVIAIQALEQFVLYTGVRPNLEQFEKAVAFARSA
- a CDS encoding DUF1993 family protein; this encodes MTISLYAASVPVFKQMLNALSDVLNKAEAHATAKNIDPNAFLQARLYPDMFPLVRQVQIAVDFAKGVSARLAEVEVPKYDDSETTFAELQALITKVLAFIEGIRPEQIDGKEGIEIVTRPGTPKEKRFSGQSYLLTYGLPQFFFHVTTTYALLRHNGVEVGKRDYMGAF
- the sstT gene encoding serine/threonine transporter SstT — its product is MTASSVTPLQRLKRTSLVTQIIIGLIAGIVLAWLAPDLAKATAFIGKVFVSALKAVAPILVFVLVMASIANHKHGQETHIRPILFLYLLGTFAAAVVAVVASTLFPSSLVLSTQDVAVTAPGGISEVLQSLLLSVVDNPVRALMDGNFIGILAWAIGMGIAIRHAGETTRTVLDDLSNGVTVIVRLVISFAPLGIFGLVASTLATSGFGALLGYLHLLTVLIGCMLFVALVINPLIVFWKLRRNPYPLVFTCLRESGITAFFTRSSAANIPVNLELSKRLGLHEDTYSVSIPLGATINMAGAAITITVLTLAAVHTLGIAVDVPTAVLLSVVAAICACGASGVAGGSLLLIPLACSLFGIPSEIAMQVVAVGFIIGVLQDSAETALNSSTDVLFTAAACLGEEEKLARTA
- a CDS encoding MFS transporter produces the protein MLLPIFLLSAAGFTVLTTEFVIVGLLPSIARDLHVTIPQAGLLVTLFAFTVAAFGPFLTAWFARFERRKLFISVLVMFGLANMLAAFAPNIWVMAIARLIPALGLPVFWALASETAVDIVGPQLAGRAIARIGFGIVCATVFGIPVGTLISDAFGWRSAFAILAVIAFAKALLLFIYLPKTNLHQHQVSFRSQFKILRSPLMQGHVLLSILVFSGMFTAYTYLADILERLAGFDGTLVGWCLMGFGAVGLLGNSLGGRAVDRHPLIASMVFCLFLIGGMVALVPSIHSPLALAAAMGIWGVTQAALFLVSHVRLMKAAPQAPAFAASLNIAGANLGIGLGAMVGGRVIDTLGLGSVGFAAAGFIFVSILLALLLMTFKPRVTC
- a CDS encoding TerC family protein: MDYLLQLAASPTAWIALATLVVMEIVLGIDNLIFISILTNKLPAQHRAKARRIGIGMALILRLGLLSTIAFIVQLTEPVIEILGQAFSWKDMILIAGGLFLLWKATTEIHHSMDPAPDDPKTATSGVTLGFAAAIGQILMLDLVFSIDSIITAVGMTEHLPIMIIAVVVSVLVMLLAAEPLAKFINDNPTVVMLALGFLIMIGMTLIAEGFGAHVPKGYIYAAMAFSAAIEVLNMLSRRAKERALANNA
- a CDS encoding YceH family protein encodes the protein MSIEEQQQAEEPRLNSTEIRILGALVEKQATNPETYPLTLNALVLACNQKTSREPVMNLNPGQVGQSLRALEGRGFTKLVMGSRADRWEHRVDKALELVPAQVVLMGLLFLRGPQTVNELLTRSARMHDFEDVEQVLHQLERLIARGLALLVPRQAGQREDRYVHAMGDPADIEAILAARQHPVERGAGGGVSLERIEELEARIAALEERLARLE
- the nhaR gene encoding transcriptional activator NhaR, with product MLNYRQLHYFWVVAKTGSIVRACEQLNLTPQTISGQISLFEQTYNIKLFRRVGRQLELTEAGRQTLPYAEHMFQLGGELELMLRAQPNEQQTLFRVGVADVVPKSIVYRLLAPTMELSEPLRITCREDKLERLLADLAIQRLDLVISDSPMPTHLDIKGYSQKLGECGISFFATAALAERYGQDFPHGLHDAPLLIPGPETVVRSRLQRWFAEQQIQPRIVGEFDDSALMQAFGQSGSGIFIGPSVIAEEVKRQYGVEVIGQTDAVSESFYAISVERKVSHPGIVAIAEGARRELFSA